From the genome of Nicotiana sylvestris chromosome 2, ASM39365v2, whole genome shotgun sequence, one region includes:
- the LOC138885781 gene encoding uncharacterized protein, whose protein sequence is MDNSDEIELVSDNPQGQLVEQESEEIRKLRQQLSDVYQAWVSGRPPHQGPSEGTSTIPQATQTPLHATRDHILPPRNTPLVVSGTPVYTIPPPPPVTRPNNEPPSHAYDGQYYPPNMAFGVSAPYNQTPQYESPVENEKLATTVEPDEMSRKMKILEQNVKNIQGLGGQKSVSFSDLFMFPHIHLPRGFKTPKFEKYDGHGDPIAHLKRYCNQLRGAGGKEELLMAYFRESLVGVASEWFIDQDISHWHVWDDMAQAFIKQFQYNIDIAPDRNSFSNMKKKPTKSFREYAIKWREQAARVKPPTDTTS, encoded by the exons ATGGATAACAGTGATGAAATCGAGTTGGTTAGTGACAATCCGCAGGGTCAGTTAGTTGAGCAAGAGTCAGAGGAGATAAGAAAATTGAGACAGCAACTGTCAGATGTATATCAAGCTTGGGTTTCCGGTCGACCTCCACACCAGGGTCCTTCAGAGGGAACTTCCACCATACCCCAGGCTACTCAAACACCGCTCCATGCAACGAGAGATCACATTCTACCACCAAG GAACACCCCTCTCGTCGTGTCTGGAACACCAGTATATACAATCCCGCCACCACCTCCTGTAACGAGGCCAAATAATGAGCCACCATCTCATGCTTATGATGGCCAATACTACCCTCCAAATATGGCTTTCGGGGTCTCGGCCCCATACAATCAGACTCCTCAGTACGAGTCACCAGTGGAAAATGAAAAGCTTGCCACGACGGTTGAGCCAGATGAGATGTCCAGGAAAATGAAAATTCTTGAACAGAATGTAAAGAATATACAGGGACTAGGTGGTCAAAAAAGTGTTTCATTCAGTGATCTATTCATGTTCCCTCACATCCATTTGCCACGAGGGttcaagactccaaaatttgagaaatatgatggacatggcgaccctatcgcccacttgaaaaggtactgcaaccaacTGAGGGGTGCAGGAGGAAAAGAAGAGTTGCTGATGGCTTATTTTAGAGAAAGCCTTGTGGgggtagcttccgaatggttcaTTGACCAAGATATCTCTCACTGGCATGTTTGGGATGACATGGCCCAGGCCTTCATCAAACAATttcagtacaacattgatattgcgcCGGATCGTAATTCCTTCTCCAATATGAAAAAAAAGCCAACCAAAAGTTTTAGGGAGTATGCCATcaagtggagggagcaagcggctagagttaagccacccacgGATACCACGAGTTGA